The sequence AGGAGGAAATTGAACTTCTTTATCTTATTGAGAATTAGAATTTCACATTTTTAAAAGCTATCTAAagttctaaacataaaacatattATTTGCCATTAATTTTTAATacgttttaaaattattttctctctttaattATCCATTTAAACGCAAAGCAATATTTATGTACATTAATTTTATGAAATGACacgtcacttttttttttttaatttttaaaataataataataataataatagttcgTCTAAATGATGAAACATTTTTTCTTTGACAAAATCCATTTTGCCCTATGCCACCGAAGCACTCTCCCCCATTTTCTAGCTCAGTCTCGCTCGTAGTGCTTCCATAACTCAACCTCAGCTTCCACAAAAACCCTAAATCTGAAAAAAAAACCTAATTTTCCACTGAGATTGAAGAATCAGACGAAATGGGAACCCTTGGGAGAGCCATATACACTGTTGGATTCTGGATTCGAGAAACCGGTCAAGCAATTGATCGCCTCGGTTCCCGTTTTCAAGGGAAATATTACTTCCAAGAGCAGCGTTAGTATTTCTTCAAATTTTCAATCTTTTAGATcgccttatttttttttttcattctcagTTCAATCCCGTTTTGGATCCCATTGTTTTATTATGATCATTTCCTGTCATTGTGGATCAATGACTACAATGTTATAAAGTTTGATTTTTTGTCTGTTTTGGTATGTGAAGTTTGTTAGGACAATTAGCTGTTATTATGGATTTGAAATGATGGTTGACCCTTAGAATGAATTAGGGGATCATAATAGTATTACATTTTGTGAATGTGGTTGCATAGGATTGTTAATGTTGTATGAGTTTTGGGAAATGGATTGAAAGTGAAAGGTTCTTTGGCTTGATTACTATAACTTGTGATCCTGGCTGGCAACTAAGCACTTTAGTTTTCTCCCCTTCTTCACTCTATGATATGCAGCTGTTAGTGCATTTGATAACCTTAGCTAAGATTGTAACTTCGTTGCTGACAACCCTGTGGTGCATAGAATTTCCAATTGTGTTGCCTACCATTTTTCTCCCTAAACAAGTACTTGTAATATAACTAAGACTGCAAAACATGAAAATCGTGTACTGGTGGAAGGAAACATAACATAGTAATtgctttttagagttttctttgtAATTTATGGCATGTAGTGTATAACAAGTAGCAGTGGATACTTATTCATTAAACTTATAGAAAAACTGGATTCATGTGCTGTCTTTACTGGTTTGCATAATTCCATAAgatatatatactaatctgcttCCTTCTTTTGTTTAGTGTCTAGGCATCGAACTCTGATGAACATATTTGACAAGACTCCTCTGGTTGATAAGGATGCATTTGTTGCCCCAAGTGCTTCCGTCATCGGTGATGTTAAAATTGGAGGTGGATCATCAATTTGGTATGGATGTGTCTTGAGAGGTAAGGGTTTTCACTCGATCAATTAGACATAAAAAGTACTTAGATTGTTTACTGCTTGATGCTTCAGTAACTAACAAGATCAAGTTTTGGAAGATGTTTTCTATTTGAGTTAGCAGTCAGAGCCTAAGAGGTTACCCTCCTCATAAAAAATAGATTCAAACAAAGTTTTCCCATAAACCAGCTTTCTTCTATTGGCAATATGATAAAATTGCAATACTTTGATAATCTAATGTAAATCAAAAGTGAAGGTTTTGTCAAGTCTCTATGTTGTAGATCTACATAGCAATCatgtttgaatttcactttatacTTAGGTGACGTGAACAGCATCAGTGTTGGTAGCGGAACCAACATACAGGACAACTCCTTAGTGCATGTTGCGAAGTCAAATTTAAGTGGAAAGGTGTTGCCTACTATTATTGGAGACAAAGTTACTGTAGGTGAGTAATATTTTTGGATGACCATGAATATGCTACTGCATTCTACCCTTACAAGGGTGTTAAACTTTGCTTTGGGCAGGTCATAGTGCTGTTCTACATGGTTGCGTCGTTGAGGATGAGGCTTTTGTTGGTATGGGTGCAACACTACTTGACGGTGTTGTTGTTGAGAAACATGCGATGGTTGCTGCTGGATCCCTTGTGAGACAGAATTCAAAGATTCCAAGTGGAGAGGTATGTATATGTGTGTTCAGGCTAAGCATGACTATGCTTGGGGTTTCGGATTAAAAACCATTTGTAACATACAATGCATTGACCTGGATCAACTGGGTGAATTATAATTGTGTGttccattttatttatttttagggGATTTTACATGGATATTTAGATATGGTAAGGATAATTATGCTAGAAATaaatcacaaaatgtaacatggaTTAGAAaggttgctatatatatatatatataaaatctttCTTCGAAGTTTGCACCACTGCCGAAAACAATAAACCTTAAATACAAGCTTGGTTCTTAACTCACTCTTCTAGATGACACCTTAATATGGTATCCTACTCCACTTTTATTGGCCATCACTTATATCTATTAAGTATGAACTAATGGCATGATTTTTGCACTCTACAACAAATACAAGTCCTATTTGATCAATTGGAAGAGCTGTTTCCCTTGAACAGCATGAATATTAATGCCTTTTAACCTGCAAGATGTATCTAAATCGCTATATCATGGATTTATGGTAATGAAAACCTTTAATGACCTCAAATGTGGAATTCAGGACACTGTTTGTTAGATTGTGAAGCTATTCTAGTATCAGAAAGCTGAAGTAGTTATTCTTATGGTTGCATTTGGATATACCTTTTCTTAAAGAAAATGAAGGGAAAAAAAGcacttttaaatatttaaaataagtactctttttttttcttttttttctttttatcggATGCAACCTTtgcatatttatataaataaaaataagtaaaACCTAATTGTTTTCTGTTCTAGTGTTTTAGGAATGTTATCCAAACATTATACACAAGTCTAAGaaatatatttatattagaaaagtATTTTTCTTATAAAATAAGCTCAAACAAGTTCATCCAATTTGTTTGGTTGATTTGTTTTAAATAATGTTATGATATTATATGTCGTTGAAGATCTGAAACAATAAACTTGGCATATGTTTGTAGATATGGGCAGGCAATCCAGCAAAGTTCCTGAGGAAGCTCACTGATGAAGAGATAGCTTTTATCTCCCAGTCAGCCACCAACTATACTAACCTTGCTCAGGTGCACGCAGCAGAAAATGTGAAATCATTTGATGAAATCGAGTTTGAGAAGGGGTTACGAAAGAAGTATGCACGTAAGGACGAGGAGTATGACTCAATGCTCGGTGTTGTCCGTGAGATTCCTCCAGAGCTTATTCTTCCAGAAAATATCCTACCGAAACAACAAGAAAAGTCTCTTAAAATTTGAGGTCTTCAATAGAACTCTTTTTCGAATTCCAATCCTGAAAGGACACCAAGGGATATTGTTGTTTTGTTCAAATTCATGGAAGAGAGATTATTTTCACTTCCAATAATACCAGACATGTTCTAGGCTAGAGTATGACTCCTTTCCAGAGGACCCAGGAGTCAAAACATTTCCATAATGTTTCAAATTCCGTTATCTAGTCTGAGAAAGGTAAGACTTCTGAAAGATGGTGTATTTGCATCTTTGGCCTTTTGATGTATTCATTGCAAGTCAATGTCACATGTTTGTTGATGATCTTTATGTTCAAGACATAAACAGATCATAATTTATTCTTGTTCACATTATTAGTATAAGAGGAtgataatgtttttttttttttttctttctttcttcaatGGTGAACATATGGCTATTCCTTCTTAAACTTCGATATTTCAATCTGCCATTGAACATCATATACTAGCCTGCCATTGCCATTGAAGGGTTATACATAAGGGTGGAAGCGAGTTGAGTTGAGCCTGGTAAAGTTTGCGCTCGGGTCGAATTCAAGCTCAAAGCGAGTCTAATTTCCGAGTTAAACTCAATTCGTCAACGTCTCAAGTCGCAAGTAGCCTAAATCTATTTAGAGAAGATTTACAATTTAAGTTCTTACTCCTTTTTTTGGTTTCATTATAAGATATTTAGTTATGAGAACCTAATCTCAATAACTACTACCAAAGTATCTGAATTGAGTGTGTAAGACTAAGAGATTATTATTTGGGTTAGCCATGAATGAAATAATGCAAGCTCTACATTGTTGGCTTTTTCAGTTTGTGTGTGTGATAGATATGGCATACACTGATATACTCTTAATAATCATACTAAACTTAACCTATTTGCTAGATTCTTAGGCCAACACCAAGGAAGCATAGGTAGGCTGTTATACTGTGCTTTTTCATAAGATTCTTTTTTCTGACACCCATGTTCCAGATTCTTTGTCTAACTCCTGGGTAATTCTGCTGTTAGAaccttatttttttatgttttttaatgTTCCTTGTCTTTGTCTTATGTATCAAAAACATTAGTGTGACAATATAATCTAAGATTCAACAAGCCAAGAACTAACTTGGCTTGATTTAATAATTAGTCCCCTTGTCCATTTAAATAAGTATTAGATATTTGAATTTCGTTTTGTGTATGTGCTAATGTATAAGTCAGTAGCAATTCCTTAAATAGAGTTCAGATTTGTATTAGATTAGTCTTTATAAAACTGAGTTTGTGGCAAATTAGTCCTTAGCTAATCGAAAGAGAAAATgtcataaaaaaacaaaaaaaaaaatatctaagaATTATGGTGAATTttacatataaaaatatattggttattggtttttaaatatttacttaaaggtaaatattaaattattgttTCAGATTTTTGGCATATTTTACCCAGCCCAGAGACAATGCTTCTAAACCTTATGATCAAAGGTACAATAAATTTATGTTATCAacaccatttttctttttctttttcgaattCGAGATGTTTTGTCTTTATAAGACAAAACGGCAAATagcttattaattattataatgaaGCAAGTGCCCCCCTCTTCTCTAGCCTAACTTCCATGCAAGTGGATTATGATATTTCTAGTTCAAATTGGCCTTGTGACCTTCTTTAGAATAATATATACTGCtacaaaattattattattattatttttacttttcacgGTATTTCCTAACCCGATAGGCTAGATCTGAAGTCCATTTAAGAATATGCCGCTTGCCAATAAATGACTCCATGCACAAGGTGTAATTCGAACAACCGACATTTACTTAATCGATCTAGTGATAGGGTGTCATTAATGCTAGTCATAGGCATGCAGCATGTGTATAGATTATGATTTTTATGTCATTTGTGAGATGCTGATGAATGGGAATCTAAAAAAGTTGCACAAAGACACAAATGATTGGTCCTTGATTTCAGCTACATTAATAGTTCTATTCATCACAAACAAAAGAAAGGTTCTTCAACCGG is a genomic window of Arachis ipaensis cultivar K30076 chromosome B06, Araip1.1, whole genome shotgun sequence containing:
- the LOC107605758 gene encoding gamma carbonic anhydrase 1, mitochondrial — protein: MGTLGRAIYTVGFWIRETGQAIDRLGSRFQGKYYFQEQLSRHRTLMNIFDKTPLVDKDAFVAPSASVIGDVKIGGGSSIWYGCVLRGDVNSISVGSGTNIQDNSLVHVAKSNLSGKVLPTIIGDKVTVGHSAVLHGCVVEDEAFVGMGATLLDGVVVEKHAMVAAGSLVRQNSKIPSGEIWAGNPAKFLRKLTDEEIAFISQSATNYTNLAQVHAAENVKSFDEIEFEKGLRKKYARKDEEYDSMLGVVREIPPELILPENILPKQQEKSLKI